TATGCTCATACTCTTCACCTATACTTGCCTTTAGTTTTAAAACAGTATCTATTGAAGAGTGCAAATGTCTGCAAAACGGATATTTTTTAAAGTAAATGTCCCTGACCCTAACTTTACCCATATTTTTTAGAGCAACATCTAAAGAAAAATCACTATCTGACAAAACCATTGTTTTTAAAAAACCTTCATCCCCATCAAAAATTGTTCCGGCACCAGTGAATCCGTTTAAAGCCAAAAATGCAGATATTAATCCATTATAAACAGCTTTTCCAACATGAAGAACTTTGCCCATACTCCCATTATGGTCAGACTCTAAAAGACCTGCAGCCTGAGTTCCACACAAACCTAAAGCATTTAATGTTTGGTTTTCATCAAGATTAAGCAATTTAGAAGCAACAGCACCTGCAACAAATGTTCCGACAGTTCCTGTTGTATGAAATCCATTGTTTCTATGTTGAGGATTGACAATTTGGCCCAGCATTATTCCGACTTCATAACCTGCAATAACCGCTTCTAAAAAAGATTTGCCGTCCAAATCATAAGCTTCACTAATAGCCAAGGCAGTTGGGAAAATAACTGCACCCAAATGAATTTGTGCGCCTCTATGACCATCATCCAATTCCAAAACATGAGCTGAAATACCATTTAAAAAACCTGCATTCAGCAGATTTGTTTTAAAATTGGGCATACCAATAACAGAAGATTCCAGCTCAAACTCCATATTTCCAAAAAATAGTTCACTAATCGTATTGAAAGCTATTCTAGAAGATTCTTCATTTACTCCCCTATATGTGACTCCAAAAAAATCAATAAATGCTGCTTTTACCACATTAAGGGTTTCTTTTGATGCCTGTTCATAACGATAGTTTGAAATAAATTTGGAAATATTTTGTAAAAACATAAAACACCTTAATAATTAAATTGTAAAAATAGTCTTAAATAGTTAACTTAAATGGTGTTAAAAATTAACACCAAGGTGTACCGCTTAGAACTAAAACTATGTGTGCAATTAATGCAGATCCAAGGTAAGTTCCA
This genomic stretch from Methanobrevibacter smithii ATCC 35061 harbors:
- a CDS encoding MmgE/PrpD family protein, which encodes MFLQNISKFISNYRYEQASKETLNVVKAAFIDFFGVTYRGVNEESSRIAFNTISELFFGNMEFELESSVIGMPNFKTNLLNAGFLNGISAHVLELDDGHRGAQIHLGAVIFPTALAISEAYDLDGKSFLEAVIAGYEVGIMLGQIVNPQHRNNGFHTTGTVGTFVAGAVASKLLNLDENQTLNALGLCGTQAAGLLESDHNGSMGKVLHVGKAVYNGLISAFLALNGFTGAGTIFDGDEGFLKTMVLSDSDFSLDVALKNMGKVRVRDIYFKKYPFCRHLHSSIDTVLKLKASIGEEYEHIGNVIIKTYDVAAKHDNYNPKNVEELKQSLPYAVAIMLVCGEIDLDDLNQLIEFGLLDSYSTVDKVNSIKNLASKIIIVSDSGLDELYPNKRPSNVIIKLDESFRGGIFQNITLLPKGDFENPYQLKDLIDKFKSLNPDFDLNKLLVVDNIEDYSIKQLMETLNE